The DNA window TACAAGTTCTGTTTTAAAGTGGACAAAATGATCACATGTTGCTTTCCGTTTCATCCAAACCTGGTCATTACACCTTGCACAGGCAATACAGCTGGTGAAACGTTTCATAGTCTGGTCCTGATGCCACCACCATCACCCATACATTAAGAACAGGACTCGATCACAAATAGGGCTAAACGCTAAATAAAAGTTCCTTTGTAAGGCTGCTCTGGTAGCATTTGGCACGAGCAGCTTGCGTGCACCTGAGGTCAGCTCTGCACTGCATACAGCCCGCTCCGTGGTGCCGCTGGCAATCCAGTGCTTTTCAGCTATTCGGAAAATAAACACTTCGTCTGTGGAAATGTTTCACCTAGAGACTGATCCCCTCGGTAGCAAGTGATCCAAGCCAACGGTCTTCTATCAGAAAGAGAAGCCAGGACACCACACCCTCCCCTACCAAAGGCTTTGCAAGCttcaaatcaaacaaaaaaccccaccaaaacattAGTCAAGCCTACCAAAGGCTATGGCGGATGAAAACAAGGGCAGCTCAAAGCCAGCTGCGTTTCTGGCTTAACCTTCCATACAGCTGAGAGGGCTCGCAATCTGTGCGGCTTCCAGGCTACAAAGCACAAATACATTCCTCCAGAGAAGCCTCATCTTAGTCAGTCCCCGATATTcactcatttgaaaaaaaaaaaaaaaaaaattaaaaaaatggtaagACATGTTGAAGCACATGTAGGATTTTCAACAGGAATTGGGGCAAAAGAACAGGTTAAAGCCACTGCGGCATTCCTCTCCCTCTCGACGTGCTGAGCAGTAACCGCAGTAGCTCCTTCTCCTCTGCGCACACCCTGTTAGCTGCAGGTCACTTCTCTGCCGTCAGAGCCACGCGAGGGGAAGTGATCTAAAAGCTCCAGTTGTAAGAACGGCAGAAGAACCTGCAAGCAGGTCTTGCATAGGCAACAGCTTTTAACTTTCTCCAAAAGCTCTGCGAACACACAGGGATGAGCAGAACACCGTTGCACGTGCACCGTGTGCTCGGCCAAGCCAGGGTCTCTGCAAATCAAACACTCAACTGAGCAAAATCTAGAAGATTTTCAGCTCAACGGTGGGTTCCCAAATGGGCAGAAGAATCAGAAATGCCACGTCTTTCCTCCTGCGCCTCTTGGGAAGGATGGAAAGcaagtaaaatgttttcctttacagtTTTACCTTTTTGGAAGACAAGCTTCCAGAAAATCAGGTCAAATCAAACAACTCACCCAGCATTGGTAGTTTTTATGTCTCTGAAGGTCAGCTCCTTCGGAGCAAatcaaacttattttctttagctAGAGTGCAAGTGTGAATGTACCCAGCAACCTTCCCAGGGCCAGGTCTCCTCCCCTCATATTCCAAATtgcataaaaccagaaacatgtCAAGATGTTGTAACTACATAATCCTCATCAGAATCACAAGATAGTATTTGCAGCTAGCTAGTGGATCAAAGGGttgtttttatataaacaaatttAAGGCAGCATTCGCTAAACCGATAATCTCAAGCAAATGGACAGTGCCCATATAAACCCCCTAATCTCCAGCAGTGACTTGGCACAGCACACACGGCAGCATAACCACAACTGAGCACGTTTTCACCATCAGACCTGCAGCCTGCTCCATAGGTCTGGGATACCAGAGGGCGCAAGTGGAAAAGAGCTCTTGGCAGGCCAGGGTGGGGCGGAGGGGTTGTGGATGAgagttggttttgtgtgttttatcaTCCTGGCACACATTTGTGCGTGCAGACTTGGTTGATCGCAACTTTGTCAGAGAGCTTagacaaaaacccaaaaaggcTTAGAGTTGTGCCTGCTCTTTGGCCTCCCAAAAGGACATAAACACTCGGTTTGGATTCTCAATCTTCTCTAACCATGAGAATTAAAGagaatttgaatttaaatgGAAGCCAAGGCttgcttggttttgtgtttCGGGGATGTCAGGGCTTTCCGAAGTGCACGCATGCCGTCAGAGGGCACTAACAGAAGCCCAGACACATACGCAGCCACGAGTGGGAAAAGGAGACCTGCCACACTAACTTCCATGAATATCCCTCTCCCCTCATCCCACCTTCACACTCTTAATCGTCTCATCTGATCACTGCCTACAATGGGATTGAATCCAGGATGCCTAGACGTTGGAGAACCCCCAGTGAAGGGCACTTAACTGAGCACAAATATTACCTGAGTGGTGCTAAATCAGTGTAAAGCAATTGAGCTagagaaagattaattttgcattgtGAACAACTGATTTCACCGTTTTAGTTCATAAAACTTGGAAAAAGCTTCAAGAATGCTTTGCTTTGGCTTACCAAGACAATACTAACAGACAATACTACAGAAAATAGAGGTATATTCTGTAGTTAAGCAACTCAAGCCGAGAGCCAGGCAGCTTTACAACACAATGTGcactttaaacaaaaagcacCAAAACACCCCCTCCCACTGAACCATGCTCTGGTACAAGGCCCTGTGCCGAAACGAacctgcagcttctgcagcgAGGCCACGAGCTGCtgggaaagcagctgaaatCTGGGGCAGAGCATCCAAACCACGCACAGATTAGGAGTGCTCCTTCGGCATCACCTGGGTCTCTGAACTAGCGGCCGACAAATCTGAGAGTGCTCTCGGATCACATGCAATACTTGTTTTTTGTACAAAAAGACAATATAGGGATTTATACTAACCAGAAGTTTTAACAACTTTGGGGCAGGAATGGGGATGGACAGATTCTGAGAGGGAGCAGGCGTTTCATTTATCATATAAGATAAAAATGCAAGTATCTTAACATCatttgctgactttttttaatctctctgaaATGCTGGGGTATATGGAACATTCTCCATCTTCAGTTTCATAGGCAACAAAGTGTTTAAACCTTCTCTGGCAAAAGCAAAGCCTGCTGTCTTCTGCAAGAAAGGTGCTTACTCCTAGTGTGGAAAGGGAGgtaaaaggaaagggaaatgttgtggtttagcctCTGGTTTTAGGCTCGGAGCTGTGCTGTGTTTCCGTATCGGGGAGGATGCCGTGCTCTGCTGTGCAATGTCCGTCCAGCAGCACCACGCAGCACCAGCAGAGCCATCTCGTGGTGACACGTGTGCTtgaaaaaagccccaaagccACTGCCcacagcaaattaaaagaaCTTCATCGCTTACATCATGCTCTGTACTTGTTTCcctattaaaaaatgtatacaaaGTTAAGATTCATCACCAAGTTTGTGAATAGAGCGAGTACAAGAATGGAAAACTTGCACTTACCGTGTACAAGGCTATGGACAGTTATGCCACAGCACTAGCTGCTAGTACACAACTCCTCAACAATAACACaatcaaacatttcagaaacaatattGGTCCTCACTGCAAATAAAACGGATCGCAGgagcactgctgcctgctgttAGCTACTAAAGCTCACTATTTCCCTTTCAGCTGGAACTTGCCCCCACCCAGACATCTCTTCCTTCACTCTTAGGGATGCGTATCCCTGACTTCACACGAGCACCCTAACGAAAACCGCCACTACAGCCTCCGTGACTTTAACTGGAAGCTCCACGTATCCTCTGAACTCCTTGGAGCCGATAAGGAAAGCTAACTGCAAACAGCGCAGCACACACCCAAAACGATCCTTCGGCTTTACGTAAAGCCCCCAATGCCCTCAGAGGATTACCCCAGAATTTGCCAAGTTATGATGTCCAGCCAGGTGCTAGAAAGACTAAAACCCTTTCTTCTTAAGCTATGCCTTTccaatgatattttaaaagttaactgTTATTAGAGCTTTGTTCTAGAACAAATTTGTAGGTGACCATACAACTGCTCATCAGGTCTCCTTCTTCTCCGTCTCTCTGTACTCCAATGGTCCCAGGTCCACGATGGGGACCCATCTGATCACTGAACTCGTCTCATCTGGCTCCTGGgtttaggaaaaaagtgaaagaaaaaccttGAGCAGAGACAGAACAGCTAGAGCCTGACGGGACGTATGATTAAACCTCTTCTGACTGGGAGAGGCAATCTCAGCAGCAGCGACCGTGCTGTCTGAACACATTCGTGCcttttaacataaataaattaacaagCGGGGGCTGAAAAGCCTGATCCATGAAAGCTACTCTTCTccctcaggaaaacaaagttatttGCAGTCATATTTGGAGCCCAGGACATAGAACTCTTGCAGCCTTTCACGTAGCAGTCTCCCCTTCCCAAAAACTTCAGGTGACACTCAAAGCACTGGTCTAGAGCAACCCCTAAGAGCCCTTTAGTACCTTGTAATACCTCACCCAGGCTCGTTTACTCTATGGCCTCAATAACAGCAAGTACATTAAGCtttactacattttttaaaaaaaccaaaacagttctAAACATTGAATAAATCTCATAGAAGAAACAGGTATCCCCACCACTTCAGGGAAAAACAGATTAGACAAATGAAGACATAACAGGATCAAATCCTGACTGTCCTGTAGTACACGGATGCTAGTTTAGACCACAGAGTTTGACAGCCCTTCCCCTCCTGGTACAAGGTGGAAAGCTGAAAAACACTCTCTTACACACTCAAGGCAAGCAAGGTCTACAAATCTTCAGTTAGGGTCTTGTTTTCATCTTGCCAAAGATTTAGATAATGCTCGTAACTGTTCTCCAGCTATcccaaaaaagggaaaaacaagtCTCCAAACCCACAAGAAGAAATTGCATCCCCCCTTACCTCATAGGAGGGACAcaagctctgctccagcagacAAACAACTGGTTGTACAGCCAAGGAAGGCACTGAGGAGAAGGGGATTAGAAAAGCCAAGAGATGCAGATGAAGAGTCTGGCCCAAAGGCAACCTGCGGTAGCACCCCAATGTTTCTGCCTCAGGGCTGCACACAGGAAATGGCAGTTTTCTTACCGAGCAGTTCAGCGAGTTTTAATTACTAAGCAAACCCAAAAGGTCTTGTTATATCTGCTTCAAGAATCTGAAGTTATTTGAAATACTGCGTTCTGATGGTAATGCTCAAGGGATACACGTCTGGGAGGACACAACTTAAGGAACTTTTATTTAGAACTAATATTGTCTCATGATTTTAACGCTGAGAAATTCTGACGCTGAGCTGTTTCAGAATCTGTAACTTCTAGaacaaagcagtattttaaaataccctTAAACAACATGCAAAAGTGTTAACAAGTCTTCATATTTCTCTGTTACTCCCACATCTGCAATGCTAAAATATCAAACACCTACCATTAGATTTACTATAATTGAATACAGTAACACAGCTCTGAATTGACCCAAGCTCAAAAGTTTTATCTCTTTGCCCCCTTCCACCCTTCCTACTTGTTTGTTACCATTTAATGAACTCTGTTCGTATGGAAGgctcaaaattacattttctgtatcACACGGCACCCAATACACTTCTAAATAATGCAATTCAGTGGCTTAAACAGACCAGAAATCCCCATTGTACAATTCCCCATTCTGTAGTCCTGGAGGTCCTGGGATTCTGTCATTACAGTTGTTCTGCACATCCTACTTCCATCAATGCTGATAAGCGTCAGGattaaggcaaaaaaagaaaaaaactttcttctgaaagaagtcATTGGGTTACCTGTCTAAGAAGAAACATTATCGTCTTTTATACAGCTTAGATCAAggtcaaaaaataaaataatcaaggCACTACTCATCCCAGGTGACTATTCCCACTTGGCTGGGGGGAACATCACACAGGTGAAGACACAAAGCATTGAAACTGCTTACTAAGAAAGAAACCTAAAGGATGACCCCCAAATctcactgctttcctctttaCTCTGCTAGGGAAGCAAGTATCTGTTTAAACCTCTCCTTTTTCTAAGTAGTGATAAAGCTATTAACACTAATAAACATCAACTGGGCTAGTAAATGTTCACAACCAGCAGAGACAGCACCACATTTTACTGTATACGCACAGAACCAGGATATTCATACAACAAGAAGTCAAAAGAATTAGCCCCTTGGAGGGGCGGAGAAACAAAGCTTCAGCTACGAAACACTCGAGCCTGCAGCTCACATGCAGCATGGGCCTTACGGAGATGCCGATCTGCAGACCTCGGCAGCAACAGCAGGTCAGCGATCTTTACACCCTGGATTTGCCGTTACCCAGAGCAGTGGTATCTTGCACAGCGCTGCTGTTTTGAGGTGGAAAGCACTGTGTATAGAAGCGTAGCAGTCACACGCTTTGGACAGTGCTTTTTCCAAGAAATCCACAAAATCCTAACAtaaataacagcattttctgtggAGCAGTAACGCTAGCTTCTTTTACAGGCTGAAGAACTGAATAGACAGTAGAGTAGAAAAGCAAGAGACAGGATTTGATCTCAAcgtttgcttttaaagtaaattgTTCAGACTAAACCCAGCAACATATAAAAGTCCTGTTTTAGCAGGCCTCGCAATATTACAATCAGCAAAAGTGTTTAAGTGATGCGGCTTTTTGGCCTTGTGCTTTAGACACTTACGTTCCACCTGAATACCGTCTGCATGGGGTTTGCTTTTTGGCTCCTGGCTCCCAACTTTTGCATCATCATCGTCCAGCAGAGGAACATAGTCTGTTTTATCTACTGTTTCTCCAACCACATCATCAAATTTCTCTGCCTCCAGAGTGGCAATGAAGTCCCTTTTCACCTCTTCCTCAATCTCAGGAGGCGGCTCTGTCAGAGCATCCGCAAGACTGAGGTTGTGATCCAAGTCAGCCATGCTTTAGCACCTTCGCAACCTGAAAAGTGaggtggggaagaagaaaaagaaacaaatattttaataagagaCCTTTTAAGTTTACTCAGAGTGTGATGTTGACAACTGTGTGCCTCCTGGGCCATAACGCAGTAAGAAACATTTGCTTTAGCACGCAGTGATTCCCAGATGTTTACAAAACCCCCGCAccagcacagaaacaaacagctAGACCACCTAAATCAGGTTTTAGGGCATGAACATTACATTGCATGTGATGTTTTATCAGaaccttaaagaaaaataagaaaaaaccccatcagCTTGCCAGCATAAACCCAGTCTTACATTGATTTCTGCCTCACCCCAGATCTGAGAGTTAATTACATATCcgcagcagcagaaaaataaatgacgCAAGAGAATTTAGTTCTTGGGTTGGACTCCACCCAGCTTCCCCTATGGAGATTAGGACTTTGCATAATCTCTGATGTATACTTCGGTGATGCTTCTGATCCCTTTGACAAGGTCCTGTAGCATGTTTATGTCCTCGGCAAACCTTGCTAATACCAACAAACCCGCTCTGCTCctgggatttgtgctggaaggtGAAGTTTTAATAACgcttacatgaaaaaaaatatagtgaaGTACACCTTATATATAAAGCTATAAAttggaaacaaagcagaaagaaatcag is part of the Balearica regulorum gibbericeps isolate bBalReg1 chromosome 2, bBalReg1.pri, whole genome shotgun sequence genome and encodes:
- the MAP4 gene encoding microtubule-associated protein 4 isoform X15; translation: MADLDHNLSLADALTEPPPEIEEEVKRDFIATLEAEKFDDVVGETVDKTDYVPLLDDDDAKVGSQEPKSKPHADGIQVEHTSASGPTVVENGDHGIEDHRTEA
- the MAP4 gene encoding microtubule-associated protein 4 isoform X14 → MADLDHNLSLADALTEPPPEIEEEVKRDFIATLEAEKFDDVVGETVDKTDYVPLLDDDDAKVGSQEPKSKPHADGIQVEHTSASGPTVVENGDHGIEDHRTVLIFRKPGVATKCAPLFKFHITRTFRQSLEMT